The Triticum aestivum cultivar Chinese Spring chromosome 7B, IWGSC CS RefSeq v2.1, whole genome shotgun sequence genome window below encodes:
- the LOC123162912 gene encoding heavy metal-associated isoprenylated plant protein 26: protein MGFLEALSGLCRSCPAPLTRGHLQKGRQLETVEMKVRIDCEGCVSKIRKTLEGMDGVTDVDVVPRENRVTVTGYVDAAKVMRRVARKTGKRVEPWPYVPYDVVAHPYAPGAYDKRAPAGYVRDVMANPGGANASFARATSTETRYTGAFSDENPNAACAIM, encoded by the coding sequence ATGGGCTTCCTGGAGGCCCTGTCGGGGCTGTGCCGCTCGTGCCCGGCCCCCCTCACGCGCGGCCACCTGCAGAAGGGGCGGCAGCTGGAGACGGTGGAGATGAAGGTCCGGATCGACTGCGAGGGCTGCGTGAGCAAGATCCGCAAGACGCTGGAGGGGATGGACGGCGTCACCGACGTCGACGTCGTCCCTAGGGAGAACAGGGTGACCGTCACCGGCTACGTCGACGCCGCCAAGGTGATGCGCCGCGTCGCGCGCAAGACCGGCAAGCGCGTCGAGCCGTGGCCCTACGTGCCCTACGACGTCGTCGCGCACCCCTACGCGCCCGGCGCCTACGACAAGAGGGCGCCCGCCGGGTACGTGCGCGACGTCATGGCCAACCCCGGCGGCGCGAACGCGTCCTTCGCGCGCGCCACGTCCACCGAGACTAGGTACACCGGGGCCTTCTCCGACGAGAACCCCAACGCGGCGTGCGCGATCATGTAA